A section of the Helicobacter jaachi genome encodes:
- a CDS encoding ankyrin repeat domain-containing protein produces MSGIKLLWQAKILSLLLVVACYGANDRYNYLLFSNDYTEVRKGINLGADIEARLRGNTPLYDAARKGNMEILYLLIERGADVNAVCHGETPLLKVVALNNLKFAQALIKKGAKVKVADEHLGNTPLHYAVMKKNPEMIKLLLSNGADMYAENFKGDTPARYILATRSLPAVSIKNSDITLKASSFNLGQGSVNINISNESDKFAAISYVALYIDGTLISESEVNKTIPPRSSALVASLKIPTDTYENVRIKKSGVSNIKYGFAVEYELDGKSRSLYKKTDAELRLW; encoded by the coding sequence ATGAGCGGGATAAAACTACTTTGGCAAGCCAAGATTCTATCTTTGCTTTTGGTGGTGGCGTGCTATGGGGCAAATGACCGATACAATTATTTGCTTTTTAGTAATGACTACACAGAAGTGCGCAAGGGCATTAATTTGGGTGCGGATATTGAGGCGCGTTTGCGGGGTAATACACCGCTTTATGATGCTGCGCGTAAGGGAAATATGGAGATTTTATATTTACTTATTGAGCGTGGAGCTGATGTGAATGCTGTCTGTCATGGTGAGACGCCGCTGCTTAAGGTGGTAGCACTTAATAATCTTAAGTTTGCTCAAGCCTTAATCAAAAAAGGTGCTAAGGTTAAAGTAGCCGATGAGCATTTGGGCAATACGCCGCTGCATTATGCGGTAATGAAAAAAAATCCTGAAATGATAAAGCTGCTTTTATCAAACGGCGCGGATATGTATGCAGAAAATTTTAAGGGCGATACGCCTGCGCGCTATATTTTGGCTACTCGCTCTTTGCCTGCGGTGAGCATCAAAAATAGCGATATTACGCTTAAAGCCTCATCGTTTAATCTCGGGCAGGGGAGCGTAAATATTAATATCAGCAATGAAAGTGATAAATTTGCAGCCATTAGCTATGTGGCGTTGTATATTGATGGCACGCTTATTAGCGAAAGTGAGGTGAATAAAACTATTCCGCCGCGCTCAAGCGCATTGGTTGCAAGCCTTAAAATTCCCACCGATACTTATGAGAATGTGCGCATTAAAAAATCAGGTGTGTCAAACATCAAGTATGGCTTTGCAGTGGAATATGAACTTGATGGCAAGTCTCGCAGCCTGTATAAAAAGACAGACGCAGAACTACGCTTGTGGTAG
- a CDS encoding HIT family protein: MDRIYAPWRSKYFGSHAQGCIFCAMAQNPQDDEQNHIIYRDALVFGVMNLYPYTPGHFMLLPIMHCDSPQMLPLETWLHLHSLSYKAMDMLYEYGAQGINMGLNIKKAGGAGIPEHLHMHFVPRYLGDTNFMTSIAQARTYGMDFDSVYARFKALSMKHFTQEEQK, translated from the coding sequence ATGGATAGAATCTACGCGCCTTGGCGGAGCAAATACTTTGGCTCACACGCACAGGGCTGTATATTCTGTGCAATGGCGCAAAATCCTCAAGATGATGAGCAAAATCACATCATCTATCGCGATGCACTAGTCTTTGGCGTGATGAATCTTTACCCCTATACGCCCGGGCATTTTATGCTGCTGCCCATAATGCATTGTGATTCGCCTCAAATGCTGCCGCTAGAAACATGGCTACATTTGCACAGCCTTTCATATAAGGCTATGGATATGCTTTATGAATATGGTGCGCAGGGCATTAATATGGGGCTAAATATCAAAAAAGCTGGCGGCGCTGGCATACCAGAGCATTTGCATATGCACTTTGTGCCGCGTTATTTGGGCGATACAAACTTTATGACAAGCATTGCGCAGGCACGCACTTATGGAATGGATTTTGATAGTGTGTATGCGAGATTTAAGGCACTAAGTATGAAACATTTCACACAAGAGGAGCAAAAATGA
- a CDS encoding bifunctional riboflavin kinase/FAD synthetase: MRNFLSIHSDEHILGLALGKFDGMHLAHKELFKHLNKHCALLCIESQGLSLTPNKAPYSPCEIISVHFEDIAKWSGQQFIATLTQKFPNLQKLIVGYDFCFGKDRAFSASDLPHLFHGEIIIVPQFCMQGVGVHSSVIRELIRYGDMELANAMLGRYYHIQGEIIKGQNLGARQLYATINLQSQNYILPQDGVYASFTELEGEIMPSVCFIGHRFSTDRCFSIESHILDRNLTCRANNAKLYFVRKIRDNQSFSDLTLLKNRISKDIATAKDILHNAKQSCIV; the protein is encoded by the coding sequence ATGAGGAATTTTTTATCTATTCACAGCGATGAGCATATTTTAGGGCTAGCGCTTGGTAAATTTGATGGTATGCACTTAGCCCATAAGGAGCTATTTAAGCATTTAAATAAGCATTGTGCGCTACTTTGCATAGAAAGTCAGGGCTTATCGCTCACGCCTAATAAAGCGCCATATAGCCCTTGTGAGATTATTAGCGTGCATTTTGAGGATATAGCTAAATGGAGTGGGCAGCAATTTATCGCCACACTCACGCAGAAATTTCCAAATCTGCAAAAGCTTATCGTGGGCTATGATTTTTGCTTTGGCAAGGATAGGGCATTTAGCGCGAGTGATTTGCCGCATTTATTTCATGGAGAAATCATCATCGTGCCGCAATTTTGTATGCAAGGTGTGGGCGTGCATTCAAGCGTGATTAGAGAGCTTATACGCTATGGGGATATGGAGCTTGCAAATGCTATGCTTGGGCGGTATTATCACATACAGGGTGAAATTATCAAAGGACAGAATCTAGGTGCAAGGCAGCTCTATGCGACCATTAATCTGCAATCACAAAACTACATTTTACCCCAAGATGGCGTATATGCGAGCTTTACAGAGCTTGAGGGCGAGATTATGCCAAGTGTGTGCTTCATAGGACATCGCTTTAGCACCGATAGATGCTTTAGCATTGAAAGCCACATTCTTGATAGAAATCTTACATGCCGCGCCAACAATGCTAAGCTCTACTTTGTGCGTAAAATCCGCGATAATCAAAGTTTTAGCGATTTGACATTGCTTAAAAATCGCATAAGCAAGGATATTGCAACTGCTAAAGATATTTTGCACAATGCAAAGCAAAGCTGCATTGTATAA
- a CDS encoding alpha/beta fold hydrolase gives MAQRRIEYQSHFFDISYEKLFADSMRGATHTESSHIESSAAQGTLDSIADAKSVQSIVFLHGWGSNKDIMKMAFGQCFRDYEHIYVDMPGFGNSPNDTILRTQDYAQIIKDFLRAINSPAIKDCIFVGHSFGGKVALLCEPKELILLSSAGIRVPKSLKVRCKIALAKICNKLGLSAFGKIFRSSDVSAMNEAMYATFKNVVDEDFSSFFSAYEGRASIFWGKDDSATPLASGKQIANLIKNSRFFAMEGGHYFFLEQGKQIENLYRGVA, from the coding sequence ATGGCACAAAGGCGCATAGAGTATCAAAGCCATTTTTTTGATATAAGCTATGAGAAATTATTTGCAGATTCTATGCGGGGAGCAACTCATACAGAATCTAGCCATATAGAATCTAGCGCAGCGCAAGGCACGCTAGATTCTATAGCAGATGCTAAAAGCGTGCAAAGTATTGTTTTTTTGCATGGGTGGGGGAGTAATAAGGATATTATGAAAATGGCTTTTGGGCAGTGCTTTAGGGATTATGAGCATATATATGTGGATATGCCCGGCTTTGGCAATAGCCCAAATGACACTATTTTGCGCACGCAGGATTATGCGCAAATTATTAAAGATTTTTTGCGCGCCATTAATAGCCCTGCGATAAAAGATTGCATTTTTGTGGGGCATAGCTTTGGGGGGAAAGTAGCGCTGCTGTGTGAGCCAAAGGAGCTTATTTTGCTTTCTTCTGCTGGCATTAGAGTGCCAAAGTCTTTAAAAGTGCGCTGCAAAATCGCTCTAGCAAAGATATGCAATAAACTAGGGCTTAGCGCCTTTGGCAAAATCTTTCGTTCAAGCGATGTGAGCGCGATGAATGAAGCTATGTATGCGACATTTAAAAATGTGGTAGATGAGGATTTTTCATCATTTTTTAGCGCGTATGAGGGTAGGGCTAGCATTTTTTGGGGTAAAGATGATAGCGCTACGCCGCTTGCAAGTGGCAAGCAAATAGCAAATCTTATTAAAAATAGTCGATTTTTTGCTATGGAGGGCGGGCATTACTTTTTCCTTGAGCAGGGCAAGCAGATTGAGAATCTATACAGGGGTGTGGCGTGA
- a CDS encoding acylphosphatase, producing MRVCKEFLVFGKVQGVGFRKFVKAQVDELNQSKSHDKKLYGHVRNLENGSVRVVAQGYEEDLLPLYEALKIGNAKSKVEGIDVQILATEELFTDFKILI from the coding sequence GTGAGAGTATGCAAGGAATTTTTAGTATTTGGCAAAGTGCAGGGCGTGGGGTTTCGCAAATTTGTAAAAGCGCAAGTTGATGAGCTTAATCAAAGCAAATCACATGATAAAAAGCTCTATGGGCATGTGCGTAATCTTGAAAATGGAAGTGTGCGTGTGGTAGCGCAAGGATATGAGGAGGATTTGCTCCCGCTTTATGAGGCACTTAAAATTGGCAACGCAAAAAGTAAGGTAGAGGGCATAGATGTGCAAATCTTAGCTACAGAGGAATTATTTACTGATTTTAAGATTCTAATATAA
- a CDS encoding outer membrane beta-barrel protein — protein sequence MNRIFVALVAMGGLFFSVSAEESGLFVGVQAGYGTGKSISEYNGEKTPTKRDGAAYGLIAGYKQFFTQDFGIRYYFNIDFLNTSGTTVAGENVKANLTNYALNIDTLYNFLTGDIDFGAFLGIGLGANTWSGPNINTIKSYGKVTTTGFSAHLNVGLRTNIAKYHGIELAIKVPFVPTKLLDVTFTENDIYRVGDRYKSTAQQTYNIALRYVFSF from the coding sequence GTGAATAGAATATTTGTTGCTTTAGTGGCAATGGGCGGGTTGTTTTTTAGTGTTAGCGCAGAGGAGAGTGGTCTATTTGTTGGAGTTCAGGCTGGATATGGTACTGGAAAATCAATAAGTGAATACAATGGCGAAAAGACACCAACTAAGCGCGATGGCGCTGCATATGGATTAATTGCAGGATATAAGCAATTTTTTACACAGGATTTTGGCATTCGCTATTACTTTAATATAGACTTTCTCAATACTTCAGGGACAACGGTAGCTGGAGAAAATGTGAAAGCAAATCTTACTAATTACGCGCTCAATATCGACACACTTTATAATTTTCTCACAGGCGATATTGATTTTGGTGCATTTTTGGGGATTGGACTTGGTGCTAATACTTGGAGTGGTCCCAATATAAATACTATTAAATCTTATGGAAAGGTAACAACTACTGGCTTTAGCGCTCATCTTAACGTAGGTTTGCGGACAAATATCGCTAAATATCATGGTATTGAACTGGCAATCAAAGTGCCTTTTGTGCCAACCAAATTGCTTGATGTAACTTTTACTGAAAATGATATATATAGAGTTGGAGATAGATATAAATCAACTGCCCAACAAACTTATAACATTGCATTACGCTATGTTTTTAGTTTTTGA
- a CDS encoding D-alanine--D-alanine ligase, whose amino-acid sequence MKFDILFGGLSFEHEISIVSAIALKKVLGDRICHFIFLDSAHRFYLIPADSMKSTFFSAGDYKKCVELFTHRGAFVKKTLFGFKAIVPNTIINLIHGADGEDGTISALLDFYGLHFIGPRIESSVMSFNKALTKLYAQSRGVNVLPYELLTREHREIKHLSYPLILKPARLGSSIGVSVVNDSAQLDYAMDLAFEYDDCIVVEGFRSGVKEYNLAGCKLAGGFEYSIIEEPSKKELLDFEHKYLDFSRTAQVLKADISSELEAKLQACFARLYENAFEGALIRCDFFVIDDEVYLNEINPIPGSMANYLFADFAGVITDLAHNLPKKHSIKVSYKYIEQIHHAKGK is encoded by the coding sequence AATTAGTATTGTGAGCGCTATTGCGCTAAAAAAAGTGCTAGGCGATAGAATCTGCCATTTTATATTTTTAGACAGCGCGCATAGATTCTATCTAATCCCTGCAGATTCTATGAAATCAACATTTTTTAGTGCAGGCGATTATAAAAAATGCGTAGAACTCTTTACCCATAGAGGCGCGTTTGTGAAAAAAACGCTTTTTGGTTTTAAGGCAATTGTGCCAAATACTATTATTAACCTTATACACGGCGCAGATGGCGAAGATGGCACTATAAGCGCGCTGCTTGATTTTTATGGATTGCATTTCATAGGTCCTCGTATAGAATCTAGCGTGATGAGCTTTAATAAAGCCCTAACCAAACTTTATGCGCAAAGTCGCGGAGTAAATGTGCTTCCTTATGAGCTTCTTACGCGCGAGCATAGGGAGATTAAGCATTTATCCTATCCGCTTATTTTAAAGCCCGCACGACTAGGCAGCTCCATAGGTGTGAGTGTGGTGAATGATAGCGCGCAGCTAGATTATGCAATGGATTTGGCTTTTGAGTATGATGATTGCATTGTTGTGGAGGGCTTTAGAAGTGGCGTGAAAGAGTATAATCTAGCTGGCTGTAAGCTTGCGGGTGGATTTGAATATTCTATTATTGAAGAGCCAAGCAAGAAAGAATTGCTTGATTTTGAGCATAAATATTTAGATTTTTCGCGCACGGCGCAGGTGTTGAAAGCAGATATAAGCAGTGAGCTTGAGGCAAAGCTGCAAGCGTGTTTTGCGCGTCTTTATGAAAATGCCTTTGAGGGTGCGCTCATTAGATGTGATTTTTTTGTGATTGATGATGAGGTGTATTTGAATGAAATTAATCCTATCCCGGGCTCTATGGCAAATTATCTCTTTGCGGACTTTGCTGGTGTGATAACAGATTTAGCCCATAATTTGCCAAAAAAACATTCTATCAAGGTAAGCTATAAATATATAGAGCAAATTCATCACGCAAAGGGAAAATGA
- a CDS encoding Mur ligase family protein, translated as MENMFIIDTIAQWVFVLCLAYYGMTNLQWYNYSFKRVFFMHHKRLWHLYYFIVPVIVYVGAFFIPTPVGDYILIALSVLYFLSIIVWSIKLDKKLNFTPRVVKFFIIFFIFMLLNESLCFLLDIDSGLLDLMPLVFASVISRIYERVLLNRYIVLAKEKLDIMSRLIIIGVTGSYGKTSIKNFLAQILKEKYRIYATPRSVNTYTGIIADINQNLDYTTEIYIVEAGARLKGDIAIISHFLNPHYAVIGEVGEQHLEYFKNLDNIIETKFELLQSTRLKKAFVFKDNPIPKHLDTKLQKKIVPFPEHVRNVEADLSGTKFELCIKNEWYSFETMVLGRFNVTNLSAAIYMGVELGLRIEDIQRAVKRIEPIPHRLNKIEINQKLIIDDGFNGNLKGMKEAIRLASLYEGRKIIVTPGIVESTKEANIELARAIDGVFDIAIITGELNAKILSSHIQRTQKIILKDKAMLEDMLKSCSQPRDLVLFSNDAPSYI; from the coding sequence ATGGAGAATATGTTTATCATTGATACTATAGCGCAATGGGTATTTGTGCTGTGTCTTGCCTATTATGGTATGACCAATTTGCAATGGTATAATTACAGCTTTAAGCGTGTGTTTTTTATGCACCATAAGCGTTTGTGGCATTTGTATTATTTTATTGTGCCAGTTATTGTGTATGTTGGCGCATTTTTTATCCCTACGCCTGTGGGAGATTACATACTTATAGCCCTAAGCGTGCTGTATTTTTTATCTATCATTGTGTGGTCTATTAAGCTTGATAAAAAGCTTAACTTCACACCAAGGGTAGTGAAATTTTTCATTATATTTTTTATTTTTATGCTTTTAAATGAGAGCTTATGCTTTTTGCTTGATATTGATAGCGGATTGCTTGATTTAATGCCCCTTGTCTTTGCCAGCGTGATTTCTAGAATCTATGAGCGTGTGCTGCTTAATCGCTATATTGTGCTAGCCAAAGAGAAGCTTGATATTATGTCGCGGCTTATTATTATTGGCGTAACAGGCAGCTATGGCAAGACGAGTATCAAAAATTTCCTCGCCCAGATTCTCAAAGAAAAATATAGAATCTACGCCACTCCCCGCAGTGTAAATACCTACACAGGCATTATTGCAGATATTAATCAAAATCTTGACTACACTACAGAAATTTATATAGTCGAAGCAGGCGCGCGCTTAAAAGGTGATATTGCTATTATTAGCCATTTTTTAAATCCACATTATGCCGTTATTGGCGAAGTGGGCGAGCAGCATTTGGAATATTTTAAGAATCTAGACAATATTATTGAGACAAAATTTGAGCTTTTACAAAGCACGCGTTTAAAAAAAGCCTTTGTGTTTAAAGATAATCCCATACCAAAACACCTTGATACAAAATTGCAAAAGAAAATTGTGCCATTCCCAGAGCATGTGCGTAATGTGGAGGCAGATTTAAGCGGCACAAAATTTGAGCTTTGTATCAAAAATGAATGGTACAGCTTTGAAACAATGGTTTTAGGGCGATTTAATGTAACTAATTTGAGTGCGGCGATATATATGGGCGTTGAGCTGGGCTTAAGGATTGAGGATATACAAAGGGCGGTTAAACGCATAGAGCCTATCCCACATCGCTTGAATAAGATTGAGATTAATCAAAAGCTGATTATTGATGATGGCTTTAATGGCAATCTTAAAGGTATGAAAGAAGCCATTCGGCTAGCCTCGCTGTATGAGGGTAGAAAGATTATTGTAACGCCGGGCATCGTCGAAAGCACTAAGGAAGCTAATATCGAGCTAGCGCGCGCTATTGATGGGGTGTTTGATATTGCTATTATCACAGGGGAGCTGAATGCTAAGATTCTATCTTCTCACATACAGCGCACGCAAAAGATTATATTAAAAGATAAAGCAATGCTTGAAGATATGCTTAAATCCTGCTCGCAACCGCGAGATTTGGTGCTTTTTAGCAATGATGCGCCAAGCTATATTTAA